ATTGTTGTCCGTGATGTTTCAATTGTTCTCGGCAACGCTATTTTAGCGTATAAGGCAAAAATGATTACCCGCTCCAATTTCTGGGGTAAATGCACCAGTTTCTTTCTGTCAATTACCATCATGCTTTATCTACTCCGTCCAATAATGCCACGCTTACCGAAGGATATTGAATTTTACAGCCTTTGTCTTGCCCTGATATTTGTTTTTATTTCAACAGCGAGTTACGCGCGGCACATGCTCCGCGTGTTAAAAAACCATAGTCAGCAGTAACTTAGATAGTAGTTTCCAAATCTACACGCAAAAGGAATGTCCTGATGGCTTACAAAGAACTCGTAACGAAGAAACCTTTTATCGTCAACAAGAACTTGGGGAGTGCCGTTGAGGTCGAACCCGAAGAATTGACGCTAACCAACGCAGACGGTGTGCCTGTCAGTGTTCCAACACAAAAACAAAAATACGACTTTGATCGGAACGGCTGGCTTTTGATTCCAAACGTCTTATCAGATGCCGACATCTCGGAGATGCGTGAATTTTGTCAACGGCTTCAGGAATCACCAGAATACATTCCTGAACCAGAACGTTGCACCCTCGGCGGTCCTCTCCAGAGACTTGCCGATCATCCGGTCATTGTCGGATTCCTCAATGAATTCTTGGCATACCCACCCGCGGCAAGTGAAGATTGCTACGGCTTTCGACTGGAGGAAACGACGGCACTTTTCGGAGATACAGCGCTGCCTTCTGAAACTAAATCCGTCCTTCAGAAGGGAAACGGCTTGTTCCGCTTACCCGGTGATTCGCACCTGTATCGATGTGTGCCAGGTCGCGGCTGGAGCGGGCTCACACGCGTCTTATGGGAACTCAATGAAGTTACTGCTGCAACTAATAGCATCCGCTTCATCGCCGGAAGCCACAAAGCAGCGTATCCGATACCAGAAGCAGTGCAGAACCCGAATTCACCGCTTTGGGAGACTTACGAGTGTCCGGCAGGTTCGGTTATCTTTTTCACAGAATCTCTGACACAAACGCAAGTGGCATCCAATGCCGCCGCTCGGATCTGCGTCTCAAACCTATATAACACCGTGGCGAGTCGTTGGTCGAATTGGCTACCTAACGCACAACTTCTCGAAGCAATGCCTCCCAAACGACAGACCCTTTTCCGAGAAACTTACGCAGGTGGCAATGTTATTAATGGCGATTTTAACCGTCGCACATCCGCCTATCCGGCGGAAATCTAAATAGCGTCAGGAGGGAAGTCAGATGGAAAAACAGACGAACAGAAATTTGCAACCTTGGCTCGGTGCCTTACTACCACCAGATACTTGCGAACTGCCTACCCAAAACGCTGACGGTTTAGCCGTTCCCGAACTAACTGTTGAACAACGCTACGCTTTTGATACCCACGGTTGGTTTCTAATTCCCGAAGTCTTCAACGGTTCGGAACTCAAAGAGATGCGCGACTTCGGACACCGGCTGCACCACGATCCGGAATCCATCCCAGAACATGAACGGAGTACGCTCGGAGGTCCGCTTCAGAAACTGATTGATCATCCACTCGTTGTCTCGCTTCTCAACGAATTCACAGCACATCCAGCCGTGACGAGCCCAGAATGCTACGGCTTCACTGTTGAAAGCACAAGCCTCTTTTACCGGACCCCCGGCATGGGAAGATTCGTCCCGCACAACGGCAACGGATTACTCCGTTTTCCGGGGGATGTCCACTACTATAACGCCTTCCCGGGCAAAGGTTACAGTCCACACACCCGCGTTGTATGGGAACTCAACGAAGTGAAAAAAGGGCAAGGTGGAACGCTTTTAGTGACCGGTAGCCACAAGTCGGTTTACACAGCACCGCCGGACATCCAAAACCCCGATTCCGATATTTGGAGTACTTACGGATGCCCAGCAGGTTCACTGCTCTTTTTCACAGAAGCACTCACCCACAGCGCAACAACATGGACGAATACAGAAAACGACAGGATTGCAATTTTCAACCTATATAGCCCGGTGGATAGCGGTTTCGCGAAAGTTTACCAGCCGCATCCAAAACTCCTTACGGAAATGCCATCGCTGCGTCAGACCTTGTTCCGCGACAGATATGTGGTGGACAACACTAACGGAACTCCGTAACAATCCATAGGAGAAAACTGATGGCTGATAACAATTTTAACGAACTCCTTATCCATACCCTAAAACAGATCCACGTCCGCTTGGATCGCTTAGATGCGAAAGTTGATGAGAAAACGGATAAAGATGATTTCAAAGTCCTTGAGGCGAAACTTGACGAGAAAACGGATAAGGCTGATCTCAGACCTATTGAACAACGCTTTGGCGGCATCGAAAATCGGTTTGATAATGTCGAAAGTCGGCTAGATAACGTCGAAAGTCGGCTAGATAACGTCGAAAGTCGCCTTGACCGAATTGAAAGTGGAATTGGAACGATGAAATGGGTAATTGGCGTTGGATTAGCCGCCATAGGCGTTCTCATGGCGGTTTTAAAAATGTTCTGATATGTCCTTTTCGACAGCAATTTCTGAAATGAGGTGCCCATGTCTACGCAACAACCAAACGTTCTCTGGATTTACGGCGAAGATCTTTCTCCAGACCTCGCCTGTTACGGCACGCCTGCCGTGGAAACGCCAAACATCGACAGAATCGCATCGGAAGGTACCCGCTACACCAACGCCTTCGTTACATGTCCGGTCTGCTCACCGAGCCGTTCTGCGTTAATCACCGGGACATATCAGACACACTTTGATGCACACAACCATCGAAGTAATCGGGATAAGCCACTGCGATCGGACATGAGACTCATCACTGACTGTTTTCGGGAGGCAGGCTATTTCACTTGCAACAGTCCAGGACCACCTTACAACCGTCCCGGGAAGACCGATTTTAATTTCCAACGAGAACAGCCTTTTGACGGTATCGACTGGCGTGAACGCGCTGAAGGACAACCGTTCTACGCGCAAATCAACATTCCAGACACACACCGCGTCTTCAAGCCGGATCCAGAGCATCCTATTCCACCAGAGGACGTTGAACTACCGCCTTACTATCCTGACCACCCACTCACCCGAAAGGATTGGGCACTCTATCTCGAAAGCATTCAGATTTTAGATAAGAAAGTCGGACAAATTCTCAAACGCTTAGATGATGAGGGCCTCTCGGATAATACGATCATCTTTTTTATGAGTGACCACGGGCGTGCACATATCCGTTGCAAGCAGTTCCTCTATGACGGCGGCACCCACATACCACTGATCGTCCGATGGCCCGAACACGTTGAACCCAACACCGTTAGTGACGCACTCATCAGCGGTGTTGATTTTGCCCCGACAACGCTTTCCCTTGCTGGTATTGAGATCCCCGATTTCATGCAAGGACAGGTCTTCCTCGGTCCAGACGCAACGCCGCGCGACGCTGTCTTCGCAGCACGCGACCGATGCGATGGAACGGATGACAGAATTCGGTGCATTCGGACACACCGCTATAAATTGATTCGTAACTACCATCCTGAACGTCCATACATGCAATTTAACGGTTATAAGAAGCAACAGTATCCGCTTTGGAGCCTGATGCCGTTGCTTTCGACACGTGGCGAATTGACGCCAGCGCAACAGTATTTCATGCAACAGACGCGTCCGGTTGAAGAGCTGTATGATCTCGAAGCAGATCCGTATGAAACTAATAACCTCGCTGCCGATCCAGATCATGACCCTGTGCGAAGCGAACTTGCCTCGCAGCTCGACGCATGGATGGTAGAAACAGGAGACATGGGCGAAATACCTGAATCTTCCGAGGTCACCTCCTATTGGGATGAAAATATGGCGGAAAGATTCAGACAAGACATGGAAAAACGAGGACTTTCGCACGATGTAAGCGATGCGGATTATGTCGCATGGTGGGAGAATCACTTGCTAACTTGAGGTAATCCGAAATCCCACCTAAAATGGAGGCTCCCAATGAACGATATTGTCTATGGACACGGCGATGGATTCCTAACACAAAACGGGCATCGTCTCTTTCCAATCGGTTTCTATGAACTTCCAGCAGGAGACGACGGACTCAGAGATATGGCAGCAGCGGGCGTTAATCTCATTCGGTGCGGCAATCCAGATGCCCTTGATCGTGTCCATGCCCACGGGATGATGGGATGGGTTCCACTCTCTCTCCAGTCCGGCGCGACATCTGAATTTCGGGAGCGCATCCTTAGCCTCGTAGTGCACCCGGCGCTCGCTGTGTGGGAAGGTCCTGACGAGGTCGTGTGGAACTTCACGGCATATAGCGGTCTCTGGCGGCAGGATCGATTAGCGGTTTTTCCGAATAAAGGTGAATGGTGGATGCAAACCCCACTC
This is a stretch of genomic DNA from Candidatus Poribacteria bacterium. It encodes these proteins:
- a CDS encoding phytanoyl-CoA dioxygenase family protein, translated to MEKQTNRNLQPWLGALLPPDTCELPTQNADGLAVPELTVEQRYAFDTHGWFLIPEVFNGSELKEMRDFGHRLHHDPESIPEHERSTLGGPLQKLIDHPLVVSLLNEFTAHPAVTSPECYGFTVESTSLFYRTPGMGRFVPHNGNGLLRFPGDVHYYNAFPGKGYSPHTRVVWELNEVKKGQGGTLLVTGSHKSVYTAPPDIQNPDSDIWSTYGCPAGSLLFFTEALTHSATTWTNTENDRIAIFNLYSPVDSGFAKVYQPHPKLLTEMPSLRQTLFRDRYVVDNTNGTP
- a CDS encoding sulfatase, with translation MSTQQPNVLWIYGEDLSPDLACYGTPAVETPNIDRIASEGTRYTNAFVTCPVCSPSRSALITGTYQTHFDAHNHRSNRDKPLRSDMRLITDCFREAGYFTCNSPGPPYNRPGKTDFNFQREQPFDGIDWRERAEGQPFYAQINIPDTHRVFKPDPEHPIPPEDVELPPYYPDHPLTRKDWALYLESIQILDKKVGQILKRLDDEGLSDNTIIFFMSDHGRAHIRCKQFLYDGGTHIPLIVRWPEHVEPNTVSDALISGVDFAPTTLSLAGIEIPDFMQGQVFLGPDATPRDAVFAARDRCDGTDDRIRCIRTHRYKLIRNYHPERPYMQFNGYKKQQYPLWSLMPLLSTRGELTPAQQYFMQQTRPVEELYDLEADPYETNNLAADPDHDPVRSELASQLDAWMVETGDMGEIPESSEVTSYWDENMAERFRQDMEKRGLSHDVSDADYVAWWENHLLT
- a CDS encoding phytanoyl-CoA dioxygenase family protein; the protein is MAYKELVTKKPFIVNKNLGSAVEVEPEELTLTNADGVPVSVPTQKQKYDFDRNGWLLIPNVLSDADISEMREFCQRLQESPEYIPEPERCTLGGPLQRLADHPVIVGFLNEFLAYPPAASEDCYGFRLEETTALFGDTALPSETKSVLQKGNGLFRLPGDSHLYRCVPGRGWSGLTRVLWELNEVTAATNSIRFIAGSHKAAYPIPEAVQNPNSPLWETYECPAGSVIFFTESLTQTQVASNAAARICVSNLYNTVASRWSNWLPNAQLLEAMPPKRQTLFRETYAGGNVINGDFNRRTSAYPAEI